Proteins from a single region of Novosphingobium sp. 9U:
- the ruvA gene encoding Holliday junction branch migration protein RuvA — protein MIARLSGTLEDFGADWAIIDVAGVGYLVHCSARTLQALGIRGDRAVVFTDLQVSENDMRLIGFASAGERDWFRLLTAVQGVGSKVALAILSALTTDELQRACAGGDSAMVARANGVGPKLASRIVNELKDKAGALPTATGMAIAAAPAGSATADAVSALQNLGFKPPVASAAVAQALDELGESAGLNDLVRVALKRAAG, from the coding sequence ATGATCGCGCGGCTTTCCGGCACTCTTGAGGATTTCGGCGCCGATTGGGCGATCATCGACGTGGCTGGCGTGGGCTATCTCGTCCACTGTTCGGCGCGCACCTTGCAGGCACTCGGCATCCGCGGCGACCGCGCGGTGGTCTTCACCGACCTGCAGGTGTCCGAAAACGACATGCGCCTGATCGGCTTCGCTTCGGCAGGCGAGCGCGACTGGTTCCGCCTGCTGACCGCGGTGCAAGGTGTCGGCAGCAAGGTCGCGCTGGCGATCCTCTCGGCGCTGACCACCGACGAGCTCCAGCGTGCCTGCGCCGGTGGCGATTCGGCGATGGTCGCACGTGCCAACGGTGTCGGCCCCAAGCTCGCCAGCCGGATCGTCAACGAGCTGAAGGACAAGGCGGGCGCGTTGCCCACGGCGACAGGCATGGCGATTGCCGCTGCTCCAGCGGGCTCGGCCACGGCGGACGCGGTCTCGGCACTGCAGAACCTGGGTTTCAAGCCTCCCGTCGCGAGCGCCGCGGTCGCTCAGGCGTTGGATGAACTGGGTGAGAGCGCCGGATTGAACGACCTGGTCCGCGTGGCGCTCAAGCGGGCCGCGGGATGA
- a CDS encoding GFA family protein, with translation MTGQRHAQCQCGQLRATVRGEPVRVSVCHCLDCQRRSGSVFAMQARYAAEDVGTEGTAREWARRGDKGAGAVFSFCPDCGSTVHYRLVDYPGFVTIPVGAFADPQFPAPGVSVYEERKHAWVSLPADIERHD, from the coding sequence ATGACCGGGCAGCGTCATGCCCAGTGCCAATGCGGCCAGTTGCGGGCCACCGTGCGCGGCGAGCCGGTGCGTGTGTCGGTATGCCATTGCCTCGATTGCCAGCGGCGCAGCGGATCGGTGTTCGCGATGCAGGCGCGCTATGCCGCCGAGGACGTCGGGACTGAAGGTACGGCGCGCGAATGGGCACGCCGGGGGGACAAAGGCGCGGGCGCGGTGTTCAGCTTCTGTCCTGATTGTGGCTCCACCGTGCATTATCGGCTGGTCGACTACCCGGGCTTCGTCACCATACCCGTCGGCGCATTCGCCGATCCGCAGTTCCCCGCGCCTGGCGTTTCCGTCTACGAAGAGCGCAAGCACGCCTGGGTGAGCCTGCCCGCCGATATCGAGCGCCATGACTGA